Proteins encoded together in one Amphiprion ocellaris isolate individual 3 ecotype Okinawa chromosome 14, ASM2253959v1, whole genome shotgun sequence window:
- the ptrh2 gene encoding peptidyl-tRNA hydrolase 2, mitochondrial, with the protein MDLLNSPLGWGVVAGLSCGLLLGWHLRGRFGPTSKTLMTAMGNGAGEASVMGEGGEFKMILVVRNDLKMGKGKVAAQCSHAAVSAYKQVQRRNPELLKQWEYCGQPKVVVKAPDEDTLIDLLGRAKEVGLPVSLIQDAGRTQIAPGSRTVLGIGPGPADLIDSVTGDLKLY; encoded by the coding sequence atggatttgttaaatagTCCACTGGGCTGGGGTGTAGTAGCAGGGCTGAGCTGTGGGCTCCTACTCGGCTGGCACCTTCGGGGTCGCTTTGGTCCAACATCCAAAACTCTGATGACAGCGATGGGGAACGGCGCAGGTGAAGCAAGCGTGATGGGAGAAGGAGGCGAGTTCAAGATGATTCTGGTGGTCCGAAATGACCTGAAGATGGGCAAAGGGAAGGTCGCTGCCCAGTGCTCTCATGCTGCTGTGTCAGCCTACAAGCAGGTCCAACGCAGGAACCCCGAGCTACTCAAACAGTGGGAATACTGTGGACAGCCCAAGGTGGTGGTGAAGGCCCCCGATGAGGACACCCTGATCGATCTGTTGGGCCGCGCCAAAGAAGTGGGGCTTCCTGTCAGCCTGATCCAGGATGCAGGACGAACACAAATCGCACCTGGGTCACGCACTGTGCTGGGTATCGGACCTGGCCCTGCTGATTTGATTGACAGTGTCACTGGAGACTTGAAGCTCTATTAG